CTAAGCGAGCTTTGGGATGACCTCATCTGCCACAAATGGTATGTTTTTTGACTTTTGAAGACTGGTTATGTGATTACAAATAGCCCTTGGAAGAGAAGAGTGACCTCCTGGTGATTGCTGCCGGAGATGTACTCCCCTGCTACAGAGCTTGTGCTTCTCCTCTGAAGCTTTACAGCACAACAAACTTACCAAAGCACACAGTTCAAACACAGCTGCAAGTTCTCCtggaatttaaaataagttGCAAGAAAAATACCAGAGAAACCTGCAAATCacaggaatttaaaatatacCATTATAATGGTAAGCCCTAATTGTTCCACTGAGGACTCCTTTAAATATACTTTATATGGATGTATCTTTAGTATGGTGTTTGTTCTTGGCCTCATAGCAAACTGTGTTGCTATCTATATTTTTGCTTGTACATTAAAAGTGCAAAACGAGACTACAACTTACATGCTCAATTTAGCAATATCAGATCTGCTTTTTGTGTTTACATTACCCTTCAGGATTTATTACTTTGTAGCGAGAAACTGGCCATTTGGAGACATTCTTTGCAAGATTTCTGTCACCCTCTTTTACACAAATATGTATGggagcattttatttctgacttGCATAAGCGTAGATCGCTTTTTAGCTATAGTACACCCCTTTCGATCTAAGACTCTCCGAACCAAAAGGAACGCAAAAATTGTCTGCACTGCAGTGTGGATAACCGTGTTagcaggcagcacaccagcaAGCTTCTTCCAGTCTACAAATGGCCTTAATGACACTCAAAGAACATGTTTCGAAAACTTTTCAGAGAACATATGGAAAACCTACCTATCCCGGATTGTTATCTTCATTGAaatagttgggttttttattccaCTCATCTTAAACGTGACCTGCTCTACTATGGTCTTACGGACTTTGAACAAACCGCTCACATTAAGTCGTAATAAATTAAGCAAGAAAAAGGTACTCAAAATGATTGTTGTCCATTTAGCGatattctgcttctgctttgtgcCTTATAATATTACCTTAATACTTTACTCCCTTATGAGAACACAGACCTGGGTTAATTGTTCACTGGTAACTGCAGTCAGGACTATGTACCCCATCACTCTGTGCATCGCTGTTTCAAACTGCTGTTTTGACCCTATAGTCTATTACTTTACATCGGATACAATTCAAAATTCAATAAAAAAGAACCGGTCCACTAGACCACGGGACTGCACATTCTCCGAAAGACCAGTTTCGGAAAACTTCATTCAACACAGCCTTCAGaccataaaaatgaaaatatttgacagTGACTCCACAATGTAAACTGTATTAAAAGACTACTGGGACTAAAGTAGAATTAGAAGCCTGcacatttcttcagctgtggACGTATATTCTGATATGTAAATGTTATGCTTCATTCACAGCAGAAAAGTTTATAAGACTGTAAAAGTATTAAGCataataaaacacaaagcattTTAAGCATTTATGTCAGATGTCTGTCCTGACAGATTGTATGTTAGAAATGAACTTTTGATTCCTGATTAGATTAACTAAAGACCAAAGACTGTCTGTCAAgtcaaaaacaaatgaaaaagtagctggttttttttctgaagttaaaacAATTGCTCATTTTTTATAATGATACAGGTTTCTAAGTTACTGAGGACAGGGGTGAAACTACCTTTCAGTAGTAA
The Phalacrocorax aristotelis chromosome 1, bGulAri2.1, whole genome shotgun sequence DNA segment above includes these coding regions:
- the LPAR6 gene encoding lysophosphatidic acid receptor 6, which translates into the protein MVSPNCSTEDSFKYTLYGCIFSMVFVLGLIANCVAIYIFACTLKVQNETTTYMLNLAISDLLFVFTLPFRIYYFVARNWPFGDILCKISVTLFYTNMYGSILFLTCISVDRFLAIVHPFRSKTLRTKRNAKIVCTAVWITVLAGSTPASFFQSTNGLNDTQRTCFENFSENIWKTYLSRIVIFIEIVGFFIPLILNVTCSTMVLRTLNKPLTLSRNKLSKKKVLKMIVVHLAIFCFCFVPYNITLILYSLMRTQTWVNCSLVTAVRTMYPITLCIAVSNCCFDPIVYYFTSDTIQNSIKKNRSTRPRDCTFSERPVSENFIQHSLQTIKMKIFDSDSTM